A stretch of DNA from Chelonoidis abingdonii isolate Lonesome George chromosome 8, CheloAbing_2.0, whole genome shotgun sequence:
tccaccagaactgcggaccaatggaccctccgcaggcacgactgcggcaggtccaccggagccacctgccgcccaccccggcaaaatgccgccccctgaaaatcctggcgccctaggcgattgcctagttcgcctcaatggaagcgccggccctgaaaGCAAGTGTACCCAGATCATCCAGTGCCTGCCTGGAGCAGCTGCTTTGCTTCAGTCAGCTGCACTTTTGTCCTCTGTGACACTGGGAGCTTTTGGTGAGTTTTGTCAGTTGCCTTCTCCTGATTTCTGCCTGTGGTCCCTCATTGTAGCTGGTGTCCTGGGTGACGGGCTGCTGCCTTTCTGAAAATGCCAGGCAGGGAAATGAGCTAATTTCAAAATCTTTAGGGAGATTCTGAGGGCTGCTGAGGTGCTCAGAACCTTCTGGGGCTTGACACCCCCATGGGATGAAGCTAATAGATGCAAGTTACTCATCTCCTGCAGGGGAGAATCAGGACTCTGGGCTGTAAATATTCTGAGATGTAAGTGGAGCCATTTTATGGATCTTTCACTGCCCTGGAGATTCATTTGCCAGACACACAactcctgggctgctgctgttgATGTGCTACCTGGGACATATCCCACTTGGATTCTGAGCTCACGGCTGCCCTGGGATGAGACTCAGCTTTGTAATGACTCTTCTCTGTGTGGCTCAGAGATCAGTGTTCTGAAACTGGGAATGCCTCCAATTCGGGGAAGTTGAGGCCCCTTTCAATGCTGATGGACAGTGTTCTTCTAAGAGGCCCCTTTAGCTGCTCCTCAGGGATTTCTCCAGAGCAGAATGTGCCTCCAGGTGAGACTCTTTCCTCTCCAGTGACCCTGCACTCTCCTTTGTAAATCACCCCTCTGGGATTTGCAGCATCATTGAGGACATGTTAATTAGTCTGAATCAGTTTTTGAGAGGTCGTGCTGGCATCGAGTGTGGGGCTGCTATGGCTCACAAAGGTCTCATTGTTAGGAAAACAGTGGGATTATCTGAGTAGCTGCTAGAGTttatggagggaggagagaaacaggCTTTTCTTCTGACGCATACTTGTAGGGTCTCATAGGTGCTTTGTGTCACTCAGGGGGCTTAGAAAGGAGAGTTGTCAAATCCTCCTTGGCTGGGTAAAGGTCCAAAGGTGGGAGGCATTGGAAAACCTCCACAAACGATCATCAAAGCAGCAGGAGTGCCTGAGAGAGGAAGATCTGGCCTCCTGGATTCTTCATATCTGACAGCAGCTGAGATCAGTGATTAACAGATGTTTTTATCATTGCCTTTTCAGAGATTGGCTTCAGGTAATGGCCACTTCAGTGAGGACATTCCCAGCTCCAACATCTGATTTCCAGCTGACAGCAAATACCACCAGTGAGGAGAATTGCGTCTTCAATGAGGAGTTTAAATTCATCCTGCTGCCCATGTCCTATGGGTTTGTCTTTGTGGTGGGGCTGCTGCTCAATTCTTGGGCCTTGTGGATGTTCATCTGTAAGATGAGACCTTGGAACGCTACCACCACCTACATGTTCAATCTGGCCGTCTCAGACACTCTGTACGtgctttctctccccaccctggtCTATTACTATGCTGACCGCAACAACTGGCCCTTTGGGGAGGGACTCTGCAAGATTGTGCGCTTTCTTTTCTATGCCAACCTATACTGTAGCATACTCTTCCTCACCTGCATCAGCGTGCACCGCTACGTGGGGATCTGCCACCCCATTCAGTCGCTTGGGTGGGTAAAGACCAAGCACGCCCGCCTCATCTGCGTGGGTGTGTGGTTCGTTGTCACCATCTGCCTCATACCCAACCTGATCTTTGTCACCATCAGCACCAGAGGCAATGACACCCTTTGCCATGACACCACCAAGCCCGAAGAGTTTGACCACTACGTGCATTACAGCTCCTCAATCATGGCCCTCCTCTTTGGCATCCCCTTTCTGGTGATCGTCGTGTGCTACAGCCTGATGGCTAAGAGGCTTTGGAAACCCAGCCTATCCAGCTCCAACCAGAACATCTCTTTCTACAAGAAACGCTCTATCAAGATTATCATAATTGTAATCACAGTCTTTGCCATCTGCTTCCTACCCTTCCACATCACACGGACACTGTACTATACTGCCCGGCTTTTCCAAGCCAACTGTAGGACCCTCAACATCGTCAACTTTACCTACAAGATCACACGGCCTCTGGCCAGCATCAACAGCTGCATAGACCCCATCCTGTACTTCCTGGCTGGAGATAAGTACAGGGGAAGGCTGCGTCGGGCTGCGCTCAAAATGCCCAAATTTGAGAACCCATCTACTCTAGCCCTTGTCTCACAACTCAAGAAGAATGCCAGCTACTCCATAAATGATGCCTGAAAAAAGGGGGTGAAACTGATAGACAATGGAAGCAGCAAGGAGTATTGAAAGAACTAGAGCCTAGGGAGCCAGTATGCATCTAGGCCAGAATGTAGGACCAGCATTAGGGAAGCCAGTAGAGTTGCTGGGTTAGTCTCACTCCAGAATTGAggtcttctccatctcctcctaaTCTCTGTGAATTATTTCCCCACTGTGCTGTGTCTGCTTCTGACACATTCTGGCACCAGGTTTAACCTCTGAATGCTTTTGAACTAGGTTTACATTCCCACTCTCAGAGCATGCTCCGCCCCCTTAAACAGACTGAACATCTCTCTCAGAGCCAGGGATATTCCCTGTCTTGTCAAAGCATGGGAGGACTGCCCAGAGTAatgccaatgggagtgcagagagTAGAGACCCCTACGTCCCATAAGGAAATGGAGGAGGCCAGAGGAACTGTCTTATGAAGAGCACAAGAGACCCACAGGTAGCAAATTCCCTGCTTCAGACGCAAGTGGGGGAAGAgcagtgggaagggaggggacacGGTGACACTAGGTCAGAAGCCTAGGAACCTAGAAGCCCAGTGCCTGAGGCTGAGAGCAAAGAGATGGAGGATTTTACCATAGGAAAGGAGCCAGCAAGTGACCACAGGCCACAAAACTGGCCTCTTGAGTCTTTTGGGAAAAGCCCAAGTAGGCTGGTTCAAGtagcctggggccctgggctgctgaCAAGGGAAGATCACAGCGTAGTGTCTGCAGTACAATGCGAGGGAGCTGAGGACTGAGCATAGGGCATGATGTGTCTAATGATATGCCACATAGGGGAGAAGAAAGGAGCCTGTCTTCCCAGTCACAGAAACCCTATACAGAGCTTCCTTCAAAGTGACCCAGAGAAAATAGAGACCCCTGCTGAAAAATAAATAGAGACAATGCTGACAAAGAAGAATATTTAGCACTTTATAAACAGTAACTAAGTGACCTAATGGGGTCAACCCTGGGTCAAAgcgcagggctgggagaggacaGCAGGGAGCTCCCGCAGCTAGGACTCAAGGCGCAGCATATGCTATTGAAGACAATACGAGGGTTAgacaggaaaggggagaagaaacAACTGACCTGGATTCCTGGGCCCAGTAGCCTGGCCTTTTGCTGGCCATACTTTCAGCAGTAGGCTGTCTCATGCCAGGAACCTTTCCTGACCATGCTCAGACCACGCTATGTCATAGCCTGAGTCAGTATCTGTACGGAGCAGTGGCTGCCATGCCAGCTGTGAACTCCCTGCTGGCAGAAGGGTATCTCCTGGATTACTAACATCACCTCATTTGCCTTGCTTCCCTTTTGCTGCTCTAAGATGGGGGGAACTGAGTCTGAATCACAAGCAAAAGTAGCTGAGCTGCTGTTGATGGAGCAGGCACCACGCCAGCAGgcagccagggcaggcaaggaagCACTTTCAGGGCACTGGCTCTAGCAATGCAGGAgactggggctggctctggcaggATGCAGGTGATGGGATAAGGATGCACACAGAGTTAAAGCCTGCACAGTGGCATGGAATTGTGTGTGTATTGTAGATGCTGTTACACGTCTCTGTCCCTTTGTGTATGGGAGAGCATGACTCACCATATAACTAACAGAGAAGGCACCACAGCACCTTTGCTCCCACCTCTCCTAGCTCCAGGTGGCTGGAGGATGGGCAAAGCCCCCAGGGCAATGAAGCCCATGAAAGCAACTAATTGATtcatgaataaaatgttttcctgAGCAATTTTCCTAGAGCCCTGGACTGTTTATTGCCACCAGGAAATCAATAAACAGGAGAGAACTGGCATGGATGAGAATCTTTTAAATGCCTCATTGAAGGTCCATTTGGCTTAGCCAGGCTGTGACGTGTCCATTGCTGAAAGCTGAGAGAGTATGGAATGCCAGGTGACATGTCTGCCTGGGCTCAGTGGCTTGGCACATTTCCTTAGGGCCTCAGGAGAGTTCAGAGCCAGTTTCACCCCTCAGGACTCCTGGACATGGCCAGAGTGAGTTTTCCACTGCAGTCAGAGTGGGGAAATAACTGAAGGCACAGCTGCTACCTCCTGATAGGTCTCGTAAAGGGGAAGGGTATCGGAGGGGAAGGCCCAGGTAGTTTCCCAGAGCCTCCAAAGAAGGTCTTAGATGGTTTGTGGGGCTGGTATTGTACCGGAGACTCCAAGCTCAGCATGTTTCACATCTACATTGCTCCTGCTGGGGACATTTCCCCATTCCCTTTAGATCTGCATTTAGTGGGCTCAAGTGTTCAGATAAAAGGTTTGAGCCTTAAGAACAAAGGCCTATGGTAGGAAGGGggcatttcccctcctttttgcTAATTTTTCCACTAGATCATACCTGAAATGGCTTTCATACACCCCAGCgccatccacccccacccccacccccacccccaccatgtcTCACTGCCTCTCGCCCAACTGAGGATGGGCTTGTTCACACAGGTTCTGGCATTTCAGCCTCTAAAATATGCCCTTTAGATTCGTGGTGAGAGTCAAGAGGCAGGGAAGTTTCACCACTTAATGTTCCATTTTTCTCTGCCAGATATTAGCCAAATTCCAGCAAGCATTTCTAAAGCCAGTGGAAAGCTTCCCCCAGCCCCCGACAAGTCCCTAGCGTGACCTGATGTGGCACTACTGCTGACCAGGACATGTGTGTTAGCATTTCTGCAGGGAAGCCAGGAAATTGGGAGTGTAAAGTACTTAGAGGCACTATAGTAGGAAATTAACAAGCTCTTTAGAATGTTTCCTTTATTAGTTTTTACTTTTGAAATGTTTGCGTAGCTCTATTGTTTAATTGTGTGGGCATATGGTGGTATCTGCAAGGGAGCATACAGATGAGCGTGTAAAGTGCTCAAGCGATGATGCTGGATGATACTAATGCACTAGGTTGTAATGAATTAGATATTCCACATTCTAGAATTCATGAGCCCAAGCCTGCCTTCTGtgcggagcagagctggggcaggaccaTCTCTGCCACTGGGAATCTGAGAGGGGAGCTGCAAAGCAACCTGTTTTGTCCTCCTCGCAGGACTGTGTTCATACGACTCAGGCTGGCCTCATGGGTGATCTTTGCTTCCAAAGCTGCTGTCATCTATGCCCAGGGAACAGCTCACCAGGATGCCCCTGACCTGGGCCCAGCACTGGGCACTACCCAAGCACCAGCTTTCCCTACAGCAAAGCAAAAGCTTTAAGCTAAGGGATGGGTCTTGTGCCATCACcttctctgcttgcagaggctgGGGGGCCAGGTGCAGAAGCTGCCCTCTACCCTTGAATACTCTCTAAGACCAGAAACAAGTTTCCTAGCTTTTTATTCTTGGCCCAGTTCTCTCATGCCTGTGCAGGGTGCTCTGCACCAGGTGCTGATGTCTCCACCTCAGAGGTGCTGAATTTCAGTGAGACTGTAGGCATGCAAATTGCTTTGGGAGCTTTGGAAATGGATGAAATATTACCATTGTTTCAGCCCTGTTTCCTTACAGACTTCGTGGAAAGCAGTGCCTGCCTGTGCTGTGCCCCTGATCTGCATCCTCCAGGGTTTAGTACCAGCATGTCCCACAAGCGGGGCTAATCCACGCACTACTTTGCCTCTGATACTGCAGTGTGGGTGGCCTCAGACATTCCCCACTTGGAGGCCCTCAGCAGTTGCTCCAGCAGGCATCAGGCTGAGGCTTTGCTCACAAGTGATGCCAGTAGCAGAGCAGCTTTTGTTTTATGGAGTCGAGCTCCTCAGGGAGGTTAATCCCAGCCTTAATGCTGGGATTTCACCACGCTGGTACCAGCTGCCTGACATTACTCCCTCGGCCTGGGAAACAAAACACTAACCCCTGGGACCTGAGCTAAGCACCAGGGGCTGGGTGCAGAACCTTCTGCCTGGGAGCTACCCGGTTATATTCCCCTGGCACCATTCGAATCTTCTCACCACAGAGAGCCTAGAGCTAGGCCAGGACCCTCTACTCAGTGcttccataaggtgccacagcccCCCATTCTGGGCCTCAAGGCATGGCAGCACAGCAGGAGAACACAGCTGAGAGCCACTGAGGTAGCTCAGAGCAGAATTacagggccccaggcaattgGAAGGGAGCCCAGCAATAGAAGCTGTGACCACAGGAGCAACCCTGCCATCCCATTAAGCTActccattagggtgaccagatgtcccagttttatagggacagtcctgatatttggggctttttcttatataggtgcaaattaccccccatccccatcccgatttttcacacttgctatctggtcaccggATACTCCATACACAGGGGCTTGTGATAGACCCCTTGTCATTTGTACTGTAGGAGCAGCAGGCTAGCTGCCCCCTCAACCAGCACAGGAGGGGCCTGCAGGGGGAGCTAGGCTCACTGCTCAAGAGAGCTGTCTTCAGCAGGGAAGAGCTAGTGCACCCCTTTGGGTTGAATCCTATTGAATCCTTGGAACAACATGCAGCAGCCTCCCTTCTCCAAAGAACAATGAGGTGTGTTTGAAAGCCCTTAGGAGTGCGTGCTCTGAGCTCGTGCACGGAGGGGTGTATGTAACATGTGTAAGGagcagtgtgtgtttgtgtgcctGTCGGGGTATGGAGGGGGATGTCTAGGCACATGCACAGTTATGTTCTTGgcctgtatgtatgtatatggaCTACTGAATGGTGCTTCCCCACCTGCAGAATTGCATTCTTCTCACACAACGCGGGCCATGTCAGTATgaaatttataaaaatgtattcaaCAAAGAATCATCAAGGTGAGCGATGGACAAGCCATCTTAGATTGTCCCATCTAGCCCTGGAGCCAAAGCAGGATTGGCCTCTACAGCACAGTCCAGTCCTACTGTTTTGTCAGACCCAGCCTTAAATTCCCCATGTCCTGGGGCTCACACCTCTTCCCTTGGGAGACAACACCCAAGCTCACAATCCCTGAGAGACAGTCTGTATTTTCGCATCATCAATTGCCTCAAAACCTCCTAGTTACACCTGCCTTTACTCGTAACTAATCTCTTGCTCTCCCAAAGGGGACACTTGTCAGAGGTTTGCAGACTTAAACTCCcaggagtctggggggaaagCCTAGAGTGCTTCTTGCTCTATTCTGATCCCCTTCCTAGGATCACTCTCTTTCTGGTCACATGATGCCCAGAAATCACTGCAATCTCCCATGTGCGGTCTCCCCAGAGACTCTGCTATTGCTGTTCTGGGATCTGGTGTCTCTCCACATGCAGCTCCTGGTGCACTGGCCTTTCCTGCTGCCatgggcggcaggtttgtataatttttggtggtgcccaaaatggtggtgcctctccccctgctcccgcCCTGTAAGCTGATATACAATGAAGCTACAACGTGatggcaccacaagattacaagggtcaattaaaaagAAGCAGTGCCtgcctgcttcaatatatggtattatattttgttgcacctattgtgacaaagtggcaatgttcttaatgttttctctgaatactgtgtgggtgcctcagtttcccctacaaggtgccaactgaaggtgttagGGACAAacagatcaggtggcctccttgtccagaagagacacaaaggctagaggagggagtgtcagtttggagctggctggggaaatggggagaggctgagaacttgggtctgggctccccaccctgcAAGATggacttgactgaggggtcctgttttctgttcctacaaactctgttttagactgtgatcctgtcatctaataaaccttcggttttaccggctggctgagagtcacgtctgactgcagagttggggtgcagggacctctggttgccccaggacctgcctggacACACTCGCTGCagaaagcgcacagtgtggaagggcatgctgaatgctccgaggtcagacccaggaaagCGTAAGCTTCTtcccctggagacagtatgctcagagagaggaggctcccccagagtcctgactggctttgtatggagtagttccaaaacATCCCatcatccccttccacaccatgcgcttcccaGAAGTCcacacaggcactgacactccctcctctgacCTTTGTCTCTCTTCCAGGGATTAGGAGGCcacttgatctctttgttctccaacaccttctgTTGGCACTTTGCAGGAGagcggcccaggccatcagttgcctggAGATAGGGTTTCACCCATTCTCTGGGTGGACGGCATCACACTGGCAGTCTAGGGCTCTataacaatcacacccccttatcccaccatctagaaccttgagaaatgcataggggaaactgaggcacccacagagtattcagagaaaacattaagaacattcccactttgttacacctgtatactttaaagggtgtaaaataatcaagtattatGCGAAACgcaatgatactccaaactgaccaccaaatttaagttgcatgtttttcccctcaggtgagggttctggggtagggctggagatgaggggttcacagtgcaggagtgtgctcagggctgggctgctgggggtgcaggctttggggtggggcagggctgaggaacttggggtgcagacaggctgccccagggctagggccagagaggactccctaccaccaccactggcagcagcaagcttcaggggagggacccctcctctcccccccgcagcacactcactctgcaccacagttactgcacatgctcctagggcccctctcaggtccagaaagctcACTCACCTCCCCTATGATGGGTCCTGGGGGGGTGGGTTGCCATCACAGGTGGCCTCCcgtgctgctgcccctcaccataacTTCACTGTGGATGGGGCTGAcccttgcccagcgtggggcagaAGTGGGGTCTGCAGGGTGGTGGctattggggggggggcagggtgtcacaaaattcacccaagccccagctgctcaggtctaggCAGCCTAGGGTTAATGGGTGCTGGCAGAGAGGGCATTGCCTTCACAtatggcttccttcctcccctgctgcagcctgctgcgcCTCACTGGGCGTAGGGGATAGGGCTTCCCCATCCCcagcgtggggcaggagtgggggctaCAGGGTGGTGGCTAGGGGGGACAGGGA
This window harbors:
- the P2RY4 gene encoding P2Y purinoceptor 4, encoding MATSVRTFPAPTSDFQLTANTTSEENCVFNEEFKFILLPMSYGFVFVVGLLLNSWALWMFICKMRPWNATTTYMFNLAVSDTLYVLSLPTLVYYYADRNNWPFGEGLCKIVRFLFYANLYCSILFLTCISVHRYVGICHPIQSLGWVKTKHARLICVGVWFVVTICLIPNLIFVTISTRGNDTLCHDTTKPEEFDHYVHYSSSIMALLFGIPFLVIVVCYSLMAKRLWKPSLSSSNQNISFYKKRSIKIIIIVITVFAICFLPFHITRTLYYTARLFQANCRTLNIVNFTYKITRPLASINSCIDPILYFLAGDKYRGRLRRAALKMPKFENPSTLALVSQLKKNASYSINDA